From Candidatus Sulfotelmatobacter sp., the proteins below share one genomic window:
- the trpE gene encoding anthranilate synthase component I — translation MIVPTRSEFHALARTGKLVPVYREVFADHETPVSAFRKIDDGAYSFLLESVEGGEKWGRFSLLGSRPSRVFIARGQACELHENGKVTKLARAPLEELAELLRANQAVPLPGLPKFCGGAVGYLGYDAVRWFERLPTRAADEFPVPDAVFMFGDVVSVFDNLTHTLKVVTHAAGGSDPDAAYDAAVGRINAEVERLRKPMAWIEPPAWGEASEPQSTTPRERFMKSVETAKEHIRAGDIFQVVLSHRMSAAVSQPPFEGYRALRVTNPSPYMYFLRLGELCIVGSSPEVLVRRTDSTVEVRPIAGTRPRGRNADEDRALEEELRASDKERAEHVMLVDLGRNDVGRVAEFGTVETNEYMVVERYSQVMHLVSNVRGRARPELTPLEVVRACFPAGTVSGAPKVRAMEIIEELEPVRRGIYAGAVGHFDYHGNLDLAIAIRTLVYSNGKAHWGVGAGIVADSDPEGEWNETMNKGRALWLAIQRAERGVR, via the coding sequence ATGATCGTTCCGACCCGCTCCGAATTCCACGCCCTCGCGCGCACCGGAAAACTGGTGCCGGTGTATCGCGAGGTGTTCGCCGACCACGAGACACCGGTCTCCGCGTTCCGAAAGATCGATGACGGCGCCTATTCGTTCCTGCTCGAGAGCGTCGAGGGTGGCGAGAAGTGGGGGCGATTCTCGCTGCTGGGCAGCCGGCCCTCGCGGGTGTTCATCGCGCGCGGCCAGGCTTGCGAACTGCACGAGAACGGGAAGGTCACGAAGCTCGCGCGGGCGCCGCTCGAAGAGCTGGCCGAGCTGTTGCGCGCCAATCAGGCCGTGCCGTTGCCAGGCCTGCCCAAGTTCTGCGGCGGGGCGGTGGGCTACCTGGGATACGACGCGGTGCGCTGGTTCGAGCGCTTGCCCACTCGGGCGGCCGACGAATTTCCGGTGCCCGACGCGGTCTTCATGTTCGGCGACGTGGTGAGCGTCTTCGACAACCTCACCCACACGTTGAAGGTGGTGACCCATGCTGCCGGCGGATCCGATCCCGATGCCGCCTACGACGCCGCGGTCGGGCGCATCAACGCCGAGGTCGAGCGGCTGAGGAAGCCGATGGCGTGGATCGAACCGCCCGCCTGGGGAGAAGCGAGCGAGCCTCAATCGACGACGCCGCGGGAACGCTTCATGAAGTCGGTCGAGACCGCCAAGGAGCATATCCGCGCCGGCGACATCTTCCAGGTGGTGCTGAGCCATCGCATGAGCGCGGCGGTCTCGCAGCCGCCGTTCGAGGGCTATCGCGCGCTGCGGGTGACCAATCCCTCTCCGTACATGTACTTTCTGCGGCTCGGCGAGCTGTGCATCGTCGGCAGCTCGCCCGAGGTACTGGTGCGGCGAACCGACAGCACCGTCGAGGTGAGGCCGATCGCCGGCACGCGCCCGCGCGGCCGCAACGCCGACGAGGATCGCGCGCTGGAGGAGGAGCTCCGCGCGAGCGACAAGGAGCGCGCCGAGCACGTCATGCTGGTGGACCTCGGCCGCAACGACGTCGGCCGCGTGGCCGAGTTCGGAACCGTCGAGACCAACGAGTACATGGTGGTCGAGCGCTATTCGCAGGTGATGCATCTGGTGTCGAACGTGCGTGGCCGCGCGCGCCCCGAACTCACGCCGCTCGAGGTGGTGCGGGCCTGCTTTCCGGCGGGCACGGTGTCGGGCGCGCCCAAGGTGCGGGCGATGGAGATCATCGAGGAGCTGGAGCCGGTGCGGCGCGGCATCTATGCCGGGGCGGTGGGCCATTTCGACTACCATGGCAATCTCGACCTGGCGATCGCGATTCGCACCCTGGTGTACTCCAACGGCAAGGCCCACTGGGGCGTGGGCGCCGGGATCGTGGCCGACTCCGATCCGGAAGGCGAGTGGAACGAGACCATGAACAAGGGACGCGCGCTGTGGCTGGCGATTCAGCGCGCGGAGCGGGGCGTGCGGTGA
- the recN gene encoding DNA repair protein RecN — MLERLSVTDLALVERAEITLGPGLNVVTGETGAGKTLLVDALSLLLGGKPDPDSVREGARAAVVEGEFRVDAERAAEIANLVSEWGVEFDGETLIVRREVQPNGRSRAVVNQSAVTVSALQRLGERLADFHGQHEHQSLLRPEGGLEALDRLAGLESERDAYREALAAWREASGELERLEAQLRTYAERRDYLMEAARELDGARLEDGEEEILAREAARLAHADRLRELVAGALSELIDDENAAADRLGRALHAVEQASGFDPSLEERLTALREATISANEAARALAAYASRLQADPGALEQVEERRALIARLCRKYRRSVPELLDWRDELSGELSTGEDAEATLTRAKEGERVARAACERAARALSAERRAAAAEWSSAISRELKPLGFSSARLEFVTTPREPEGATFHANGIERVEMSFTPNPGEAARPLPRIASGGELSRVMLALKCALQARDRVDLLVFDEVDSGIGGAVAQAVGERLRRLAEHRQILCVTHLALIAALGNQHVRVFKRAEKGRTVTRVDRLEGAERVEELARMLAGDRVTETTRRQARELLSPARAAAR, encoded by the coding sequence ATGCTCGAACGATTGTCCGTCACCGACCTCGCCCTGGTGGAACGCGCCGAGATCACGCTCGGCCCGGGGCTCAACGTGGTCACCGGCGAGACCGGAGCCGGCAAGACCCTGCTGGTGGACGCGCTCTCGCTGCTGCTCGGCGGAAAGCCCGATCCGGACTCGGTACGCGAGGGCGCGCGCGCCGCGGTGGTCGAGGGCGAGTTCCGCGTCGATGCCGAACGCGCCGCGGAGATCGCGAACCTCGTCTCGGAGTGGGGGGTCGAATTCGACGGCGAGACCCTGATCGTGCGCCGCGAGGTGCAACCGAACGGCCGCTCGCGCGCGGTCGTCAACCAGTCGGCGGTGACGGTGAGCGCGCTGCAAAGGCTGGGGGAGCGGCTCGCGGATTTCCACGGCCAGCACGAGCACCAGAGTCTGCTGCGCCCGGAAGGGGGCCTCGAGGCGCTCGATCGACTCGCCGGCCTCGAATCCGAGCGCGACGCCTATCGCGAGGCGCTGGCGGCCTGGCGGGAAGCCAGCGGCGAGCTCGAGCGCCTCGAAGCGCAGCTGCGCACCTACGCCGAGCGGCGCGATTACCTGATGGAGGCGGCGCGCGAGCTGGACGGAGCGCGCCTCGAGGACGGGGAAGAGGAGATCCTCGCCCGCGAAGCCGCTCGCCTCGCCCATGCGGATCGGCTTCGCGAGCTGGTCGCCGGCGCGTTGTCCGAGCTGATCGACGACGAGAACGCCGCCGCCGACCGGCTGGGCCGGGCGCTCCATGCCGTGGAGCAGGCCTCGGGCTTCGATCCCTCGCTCGAGGAGCGGCTGACCGCGCTGCGCGAAGCCACCATCTCGGCCAACGAGGCGGCGCGCGCGCTCGCCGCTTACGCCAGCCGCCTGCAGGCCGACCCCGGCGCGCTCGAACAGGTGGAGGAGCGCCGGGCGCTGATCGCGCGATTGTGCCGCAAGTATCGCCGCTCGGTGCCCGAGCTGCTCGACTGGCGCGACGAGCTGTCCGGCGAGCTCTCGACCGGCGAGGACGCGGAAGCGACGCTGACCCGCGCGAAGGAGGGAGAGCGTGTCGCTCGCGCCGCCTGCGAGCGCGCCGCCCGGGCGCTCTCCGCGGAGCGCCGGGCGGCGGCCGCCGAGTGGTCCTCGGCAATCAGCAGGGAGCTCAAGCCGTTGGGATTCTCGAGCGCGCGGCTCGAATTCGTCACCACCCCGCGGGAACCCGAGGGCGCGACGTTTCACGCCAACGGGATCGAGCGGGTGGAGATGAGCTTCACGCCCAATCCCGGCGAGGCCGCCCGCCCTCTGCCTCGGATCGCCTCGGGCGGCGAGCTGTCGAGGGTCATGCTGGCCCTCAAGTGCGCGCTGCAAGCCCGTGACCGGGTTGACCTTCTGGTTTTCGACGAAGTAGATTCCGGAATCGGCGGTGCGGTCGCGCAAGCGGTCGGAGAGCGGCTCCGGCGGCTTGCCGAGCACCGTCAGATCCTGTGCGTGACCCATTTGGCCCTGATCGCCGCCCTCGGCAACCAGCACGTGCGCGTGTTCAAACGCGCGGAGAAGGGCCGCACGGTCACGCGCGTCGACCGGCTCGAAGGCGCCGAACGCGTCGAAGAGCTGGCGCGCATGTTGGCCGGCGACCGGGTGACCGAGACCACCCGCCGCCAGGCGCGCGAGCTGCTGTCGCCGGCGCGCGCGGCGGCGCGATGA
- a CDS encoding NAD(+)/NADH kinase, with product MSARIRRVGILGHTGRAGVRRAALALTRRLARRRIEVRLDGRLASSMRRDDGLPLPELARWCQVLVTLGGDGTAVSGARALAGRTASLLPVNFGGLGFLTIAESRDLDRAVNHVLAGDWPLSRRRLVSALVRRGGKTVMRGVALNDAVVKGAGGVSAIHLRLRALGHDLGHLVADGLIAATSSGSTAYSLSAGGPVLAPEVEAMVVTPICAHSLGSRALVLPADAELELRVIGSFERMVLVLDGKVSTDLHARDEVRVRLDAGGVRVFQNPERPFISALQRKLGWQGSRKRSM from the coding sequence ATGAGCGCGCGGATTCGCCGCGTCGGCATCCTCGGCCACACCGGCCGCGCCGGCGTGCGACGCGCGGCGCTGGCGCTGACCAGGCGACTCGCCCGGCGCCGCATCGAGGTGCGCCTCGACGGCCGCCTGGCCTCGAGCATGCGGCGCGATGACGGCCTGCCGCTCCCCGAGCTGGCGCGCTGGTGCCAGGTGCTGGTGACGCTGGGCGGCGACGGCACCGCAGTGAGCGGCGCGCGCGCGCTGGCCGGGCGCACCGCGTCGCTGCTGCCCGTCAACTTCGGCGGGCTCGGCTTCCTCACCATCGCCGAGAGCCGCGATCTCGATCGCGCCGTGAACCACGTCCTGGCCGGCGACTGGCCGCTGTCGCGCCGCCGGCTGGTCAGCGCGCTGGTTCGGCGCGGCGGGAAGACGGTGATGCGTGGCGTCGCGCTCAACGACGCGGTGGTGAAGGGCGCGGGCGGCGTCTCGGCCATCCACCTGCGGCTGCGCGCGCTCGGCCACGATCTCGGCCACCTGGTGGCCGACGGGCTGATCGCGGCGACCTCGTCCGGTTCGACCGCGTATTCGCTCTCGGCCGGCGGGCCGGTGCTGGCTCCCGAAGTCGAAGCCATGGTGGTGACACCGATCTGCGCCCATTCGCTCGGCAGCCGCGCGCTGGTGCTTCCCGCCGACGCCGAGCTCGAGCTGCGGGTGATCGGCTCGTTCGAGCGCATGGTGCTGGTGCTCGACGGCAAGGTTTCGACCGATCTGCACGCGCGCGACGAAGTGAGAGTGCGACTCGACGCGGGCGGCGTGCGCGTGTTCCAGAATCCCGAGCGGCCCTTCATCAGCGCGCTCCAGCGCAAGCTCGGCTGGCAGGGGAGCCGCAAGCGAAGCATGTAA
- a CDS encoding exodeoxyribonuclease VII small subunit, which produces MARDKAARPPDESAEPGFEESMGELERIVEELEGGALSLDQSLAHYEKGMALAKKLTQTLEQAEKRIEKLGLADSADTDEAPGEPHRRSGGGKPSEGELPF; this is translated from the coding sequence ATGGCGCGTGACAAGGCCGCCCGGCCGCCGGACGAATCGGCGGAGCCGGGCTTCGAGGAATCCATGGGCGAGCTCGAGCGCATCGTCGAGGAGCTGGAGGGCGGAGCCCTCTCGCTCGACCAATCGCTGGCCCACTACGAGAAGGGCATGGCGCTCGCGAAAAAACTCACTCAGACCCTCGAGCAGGCCGAGAAGCGGATCGAAAAGCTGGGCCTGGCGGATTCCGCCGATACCGACGAGGCGCCGGGCGAGCCCCATCGGCGCTCGGGCGGCGGCAAGCCCTCCGAAGGCGAGTTGCCGTTTTGA
- a CDS encoding polyprenyl synthetase family protein: MSAAAAAPRSRGSLATLRAAFNSYLRQTLAAHASPDGKLGDALRYAALSPGKRARPLLVLTASEAAGGSWREALPAAAAVECVHAFSLVHDDLPAMDDDDYRRGRLTTHKKFGEALGVLAGDALLAFAFEELTRLPLARRQPTRALLAIRLLAEAAGANQLIQGQALDVEAEGRRVTRDDVAEIHLRKTGALIAASLAMGAIAGGADESMIAGLHDLGLDLGLAFQIQDDLLNAGSTLARLGKRGGTDAARGKATWPRAVGQRQAEADAASLHVTIAERLAALGPRARKLRQLVAALAARKR; encoded by the coding sequence TTGAGCGCGGCGGCCGCCGCTCCGCGCTCTCGCGGCTCGCTCGCCACGCTGCGTGCCGCGTTCAATTCCTATCTTCGCCAGACGCTGGCCGCGCACGCTTCGCCGGACGGCAAGCTCGGTGACGCGCTGCGGTACGCCGCGCTATCTCCCGGCAAGCGCGCGCGCCCGCTGCTGGTGCTGACCGCCAGCGAGGCGGCAGGCGGCTCGTGGCGGGAGGCGCTGCCGGCCGCGGCCGCGGTCGAGTGCGTGCACGCATTCTCGCTGGTGCACGACGATCTGCCGGCGATGGACGACGACGACTATCGCCGCGGCCGCCTCACCACGCACAAGAAATTCGGCGAGGCGCTCGGCGTGCTGGCCGGCGATGCGCTGCTGGCGTTCGCGTTCGAGGAGCTGACCCGCCTGCCGCTCGCGCGGCGCCAGCCGACGCGCGCGCTGCTTGCGATCCGCCTGCTGGCCGAAGCCGCGGGGGCGAATCAGCTGATCCAGGGGCAGGCCCTCGACGTGGAAGCCGAGGGCCGGCGCGTCACGCGCGACGACGTGGCCGAGATCCATCTCCGCAAGACCGGCGCGCTGATCGCCGCTTCACTCGCAATGGGCGCGATCGCCGGCGGCGCCGACGAGTCCATGATCGCCGGACTTCACGATCTCGGGCTCGATCTCGGGCTGGCCTTCCAGATCCAGGACGATCTGTTGAACGCCGGCTCGACGCTCGCGCGTCTGGGGAAGCGTGGCGGCACCGACGCGGCGCGGGGCAAAGCGACCTGGCCGCGCGCGGTCGGGCAGCGGCAGGCCGAGGCCGACGCGGCGTCGCTCCACGTCACGATCGCCGAGCGACTCGCCGCGCTCGGCCCGCGGGCGCGGAAGCTGCGGCAACTGGTCGCGGCGCTGGCCGCGCGCAAGCGCTGA
- a CDS encoding aminodeoxychorismate/anthranilate synthase component II: protein MIGVLDNYDSFTYNLVQYLGSLGATLEVWRNDAITAAELERKGLQGLVISPGPGVPKDAGITEDAIRALSGRIPILGVCLGHQAIGEVFGGRVIRAERIMHGKTSPILHKGRGIFAGLDNPFEATRYHSLIVERNSLPEVLELMAWTPEGEIMGMRHKQHETWGVQFHPESILTRQGLKLVENFLTLCRQQKSVRA from the coding sequence GTGATCGGCGTTCTCGACAACTACGATTCGTTCACCTACAACCTGGTCCAGTACCTGGGCTCGCTGGGCGCGACGCTCGAGGTGTGGCGCAACGACGCGATCACGGCGGCCGAGCTCGAGAGGAAGGGTCTTCAGGGCCTGGTGATCTCGCCCGGTCCGGGGGTGCCGAAGGATGCCGGCATCACCGAGGACGCGATTCGAGCACTCTCGGGCCGGATTCCGATTCTCGGCGTGTGCCTGGGGCATCAGGCGATCGGCGAGGTGTTCGGCGGACGGGTGATCCGCGCCGAGCGGATCATGCACGGCAAGACCAGCCCGATCCTGCACAAGGGCCGCGGCATCTTCGCCGGGCTCGACAATCCCTTCGAGGCGACGCGCTACCATTCCCTGATCGTCGAGCGAAACAGCCTGCCCGAGGTACTCGAGCTGATGGCCTGGACCCCGGAGGGCGAGATCATGGGCATGCGCCACAAGCAGCACGAGACCTGGGGGGTCCAATTCCATCCCGAGTCCATCCTCACCCGACAGGGGCTCAAGCTGGTCGAGAACTTCCTGACCCTCTGCCGGCAGCAGAAGAGCGTGCGCGCGTGA
- the dxs gene encoding 1-deoxy-D-xylulose-5-phosphate synthase: MSLLERIHSPADLKKLSREELALLATEIRHEVIQTVARNAGHLAPNLGVVELTLALHRIFDSPRDKIIWDVGHQSYPHKLVTGRFERFGTLRMWDGIAGYPRRAESEHDPFGTSHGSTSISAALGFAVARDLKGEHHHVIAVIGDGALTGGMAFEGLNNAGELKKRLIVILNDNEMSISPNIGAIHRYLTKLTTSRIYRRFEQDVYELLGKLPKALRAREGARRVKEGLQNLVLPGLLFEELGFKYFGPIDGHDLDVLEETLSDLKRFDEPVFLHVLTRKGRGYAPAETDATTFHGVGVFDPDTGTASKGAKKTYSHVFGETARKLGEALPNLVAVTAAMTDNTGLSAFARAFPNRFFDVGMAEEHAVTFSAGLAAEGMVPLTTIYSTFLQRGFDQIIHDAAVQNLKIVLCIDRAGLVGEDGAPQHGVFDVGYLRMIPGTVVMQPRNGEELRDMLWTAAMWEGHAPIAVRYPRSPIPEEALPRREPRVLEIGRAEQLRAGGDAALIALGAMVAPSLLAAELLAEQGLSVTVVNARFAQPLDEKTIGGLARSVGRIVTIEENVIAGGFGSAVSECLDRLDLSATPQLRLGIPNEFVLHGKRDELLRRCGLDAAGIARRTLDWIRASQRQYI; the protein is encoded by the coding sequence ATGAGCCTGCTCGAACGGATTCACTCTCCAGCCGACCTGAAGAAGCTCTCCCGCGAAGAGCTGGCCCTGCTCGCGACCGAAATCCGCCACGAGGTGATCCAGACCGTGGCCCGCAACGCCGGCCACCTCGCGCCCAATCTGGGTGTGGTCGAGCTGACCCTCGCGCTCCATCGCATCTTCGATTCGCCGCGCGACAAGATCATCTGGGACGTCGGGCACCAGTCCTATCCGCACAAGCTGGTGACCGGGCGGTTCGAGCGCTTCGGCACGCTGCGCATGTGGGACGGAATCGCCGGCTATCCGCGCCGCGCCGAGAGCGAGCACGATCCGTTCGGCACCAGCCACGGCTCGACCTCGATTTCGGCGGCCCTCGGCTTCGCCGTGGCGCGCGATCTGAAGGGCGAGCATCACCACGTGATCGCCGTGATCGGCGATGGCGCACTCACCGGCGGCATGGCGTTCGAAGGGCTGAACAATGCCGGCGAGCTGAAGAAGCGCCTGATCGTGATCCTGAACGACAACGAGATGAGCATCTCGCCCAACATCGGCGCGATCCACCGTTACCTCACCAAGCTCACCACCAGCCGCATCTACCGCCGCTTCGAGCAGGACGTGTACGAGCTGCTCGGCAAGCTGCCCAAGGCGCTGCGCGCGCGCGAAGGCGCCCGCCGGGTGAAGGAGGGGCTCCAGAACCTGGTGCTGCCCGGACTGTTGTTCGAAGAGCTGGGCTTCAAGTACTTCGGGCCGATCGATGGTCACGATCTCGACGTGCTCGAAGAGACGCTCTCGGATCTCAAGCGCTTCGACGAGCCGGTCTTCCTGCACGTGCTGACCCGCAAGGGACGCGGCTACGCGCCAGCCGAGACCGACGCCACCACTTTCCACGGCGTCGGCGTGTTCGATCCCGACACCGGCACGGCATCCAAGGGCGCGAAGAAGACCTATTCACACGTGTTCGGCGAGACCGCCAGGAAGCTGGGCGAAGCGCTCCCCAATCTGGTCGCCGTCACCGCCGCGATGACCGACAACACCGGGCTCAGCGCGTTCGCCCGGGCGTTTCCGAACCGCTTCTTCGATGTCGGCATGGCCGAGGAGCACGCCGTCACGTTCTCGGCCGGGCTGGCCGCCGAGGGCATGGTGCCGCTCACCACCATCTACTCGACGTTCCTCCAGCGCGGCTTCGATCAGATCATCCACGACGCTGCCGTGCAGAACCTGAAGATCGTGCTGTGCATCGACCGCGCCGGCCTGGTGGGCGAGGATGGCGCGCCCCAGCACGGCGTGTTCGACGTCGGCTACCTGCGCATGATCCCCGGCACCGTGGTGATGCAGCCGCGCAACGGCGAGGAGCTGCGCGACATGCTCTGGACCGCCGCGATGTGGGAGGGTCACGCGCCGATCGCGGTGCGCTATCCGCGCTCGCCGATCCCGGAAGAGGCACTGCCCCGTCGCGAGCCGCGCGTGCTCGAGATCGGCCGCGCCGAGCAGCTGCGCGCCGGTGGAGACGCCGCGCTGATCGCCCTCGGTGCCATGGTCGCTCCGTCACTGTTGGCGGCCGAGCTGCTGGCCGAGCAGGGCCTGTCGGTGACGGTCGTCAATGCGCGTTTCGCCCAGCCGCTCGACGAAAAGACCATCGGCGGACTCGCGCGTTCGGTGGGACGCATCGTCACGATCGAGGAAAACGTCATCGCCGGCGGCTTCGGCAGCGCGGTGAGCGAGTGCCTCGATCGGCTCGACCTGTCCGCGACCCCGCAACTGCGGCTCGGCATCCCCAACGAATTCGTGCTGCACGGCAAACGCGATGAGCTGCTGCGCCGCTGCGGCCTCGACGCCGCCGGCATCGCCCGCCGCACCCTCGACTGGATTCGCGCCTCCCAGCGCCAGTACATATGA